One window from the genome of Carassius carassius chromosome 15, fCarCar2.1, whole genome shotgun sequence encodes:
- the slc2a3b gene encoding solute carrier family 2, facilitated glucose transporter member 3 isoform X2 — protein sequence MEKIKDSKGKQVTWCLMFCVSTAVIGSLQFGYNTGVINAPDEKVQNFIRNVTQERSGEPMHKSTLTTVWSVTVSIFNVGGMIGSLSVGTLVDKLGRRKCMLLSNILALIGGGLMGLSSMCSSYELIIVGRLVIGAFCGLCTGLTPMYVGEIAPTALRGAFGTLHQLGVVIGILIAQILGLELLLGSQSMWPLLLALTAVPAVLQCVMLIFCPESPRYLLITLNQEEEARQVLTRLRGHSDVEDDIREMKEEALKMSMEKKVSIPELFRNSAYRQPIIIAIILQLSQQLSGINAVIYYSTKIFRYAGITEAVYATIGVGAVNTLFTVISLFLVERAGRRTLHMVGLAGMTVCALLMTISLEILNPIGAKAGSGTNMTAIPESVSAGATSPISVLAILAVFGFVASFEMGPGPIPWFIVAELFAQGPRPAAIAVAGCCNWTASFLVGLFFPKLLELCQAYVFIIFLILLIIFFVFTYFRVPETKGRTFEDIASGFSSAVNYTSPEGAIPMPVSPSSEKFQMTEMAGQEKS from the exons GGGAAGCAGGTGACATGGTGCCTAATGTTCTGTGTGTCCACGGCTGTCATCGGCTCCTTGCAGTTTGGCTACAACACAGGCGTCATCAATGCACCCGATGAG AAAGTGCAGAACTTCATCAGAAACGTGACTCAGGAGCGCAGTGGAGAGCCAATGCATAAATCCACATTGACAACAGTGTGGAGTGTAACGGTTTCCATTTTCAATGTTGGCGGCATGATCGGGTCTCTTAGTGTTGGCACACTAGTTGACAAACTAGGGAG ACGAAAATGCATGCTTCTGTCCAACATCCTGGCTCTGATTGGTGGAGGCCTGATGGGTTTATCCAGCATGTGCAGCTCTTATGAATTGATAATAGTGGGCCGTCTGGTTATTGGTGCCTTCTGTGGCCTGTGTACAGGATTGACGCCCATGTATGTGGGTGAAATTGCTCCAACGGCACTGCGAGGGGCTTTTGGTACCCTTCACCAGCTCGGGGTGGTCATCGGCATCCTAATTGCACAG ATCTTAGGCCTGGAGTTATTGCTGGGATCTCAGTCTATGTGGCCATTGTTACTGGCTCTGACGGCGGTGCCCGCAGTGTTACAGTGTGTCATGCTGATCTTCTGCCCGGAGAGCCCTCGATACCTGCTGATCACTCTGAACCAGGAGGAGGAGGCACGCCAAG TGCTGACACGTCTTCGTGGGCATTCAGATGTGGAGGATGACATTCGTGAGATGAAGGAAGAGGCCTTGAAGATGTCCATGGAGAAGAAGGTTTCTATTCCAGAGCTGTTCCGTAACTCTGCTTACAGACAGCCCATTATCATCGCCATAATCCTGCAGCTGTCCCAACAACTCTCTGGCATCAACGCT GTAATTTATTACTCTACCAAGATCTTCAGATATGCAGGTATCACTGAGGCAGTCTATGCCACCATTGGAGTGGGTGCAGTCAACACTCTCTTCACAGTCATCTCT CTGTTTCTGGTGGAGAGGGCAGGAAGAAGAACACTTCATATGGTCGGACTAGCTGGAATGACTGTCTGTGCTCTGCTCATGACCATTTCTCTTGAAATTCTT AACCCTATTGGAGCAAAAGCAGGAAGTGGAACTAACATGACTGCCATTCCCGAATCTGTATCTGCAGGG GCAACTTCCCCAATCAGCGTTCTGGCCATTCTGGCAGTGTTCGGGTTTGTGGCCAGCTTTGAGATGGGACCGGGACCAATCCCATGGTTCATAGTGGCGGAGTTATTCGCTCAAGGTCCACGCCCGGCAGCCATCGCTGTGGCGGGATGCTGCAACTGGACCGCCAGCTTTCTTGTCGGACTGTTTTTCCCAAAACTATTG GAACTGTGTCAAGCGTACGTCTTTATCATATTCCTCATCCTCCTTATCATCTTCTTCGTGTTTACCTACTTCCGTGTTCCCGAGACCAAAGGCAGAACATTTGAAGACATTGCCAGTGGGTTTTCCAGTGCCGTCAACTACACGTCCCCGGAGGGTGCCATCCCAATGCCAGTCTCCCCATCATCAGAGAAGTTTCAGATGACTGAAATGGCTGGTCAGGAGAAAAGCTGA
- the slc2a3b gene encoding solute carrier family 2, facilitated glucose transporter member 3 isoform X1 has protein sequence MEKIKDSKGKQVTWCLMFCVSTAVIGSLQFGYNTGVINAPDEKVQNFIRNVTQERSGEPMHKSTLTTVWSVTVSIFNVGGMIGSLSVGTLVDKLGRRKCMLLSNILALIGGGLMGLSSMCSSYELIIVGRLVIGAFCGLCTGLTPMYVGEIAPTALRGAFGTLHQLGVVIGILIAQILGLELLLGSQSMWPLLLALTAVPAVLQCVMLIFCPESPRYLLITLNQEEEARQVLTRLRGHSDVEDDIREMKEEALKMSMEKKVSIPELFRNSAYRQPIIIAIILQLSQQLSGINAVIYYSTKIFRYAGITEAVYATIGVGAVNTLFTVISLFLVERAGRRTLHMVGLAGMTVCALLMTISLEILNPIGAKAGSGTNMTAIPESVSAGQATSPISVLAILAVFGFVASFEMGPGPIPWFIVAELFAQGPRPAAIAVAGCCNWTASFLVGLFFPKLLELCQAYVFIIFLILLIIFFVFTYFRVPETKGRTFEDIASGFSSAVNYTSPEGAIPMPVSPSSEKFQMTEMAGQEKS, from the exons GGGAAGCAGGTGACATGGTGCCTAATGTTCTGTGTGTCCACGGCTGTCATCGGCTCCTTGCAGTTTGGCTACAACACAGGCGTCATCAATGCACCCGATGAG AAAGTGCAGAACTTCATCAGAAACGTGACTCAGGAGCGCAGTGGAGAGCCAATGCATAAATCCACATTGACAACAGTGTGGAGTGTAACGGTTTCCATTTTCAATGTTGGCGGCATGATCGGGTCTCTTAGTGTTGGCACACTAGTTGACAAACTAGGGAG ACGAAAATGCATGCTTCTGTCCAACATCCTGGCTCTGATTGGTGGAGGCCTGATGGGTTTATCCAGCATGTGCAGCTCTTATGAATTGATAATAGTGGGCCGTCTGGTTATTGGTGCCTTCTGTGGCCTGTGTACAGGATTGACGCCCATGTATGTGGGTGAAATTGCTCCAACGGCACTGCGAGGGGCTTTTGGTACCCTTCACCAGCTCGGGGTGGTCATCGGCATCCTAATTGCACAG ATCTTAGGCCTGGAGTTATTGCTGGGATCTCAGTCTATGTGGCCATTGTTACTGGCTCTGACGGCGGTGCCCGCAGTGTTACAGTGTGTCATGCTGATCTTCTGCCCGGAGAGCCCTCGATACCTGCTGATCACTCTGAACCAGGAGGAGGAGGCACGCCAAG TGCTGACACGTCTTCGTGGGCATTCAGATGTGGAGGATGACATTCGTGAGATGAAGGAAGAGGCCTTGAAGATGTCCATGGAGAAGAAGGTTTCTATTCCAGAGCTGTTCCGTAACTCTGCTTACAGACAGCCCATTATCATCGCCATAATCCTGCAGCTGTCCCAACAACTCTCTGGCATCAACGCT GTAATTTATTACTCTACCAAGATCTTCAGATATGCAGGTATCACTGAGGCAGTCTATGCCACCATTGGAGTGGGTGCAGTCAACACTCTCTTCACAGTCATCTCT CTGTTTCTGGTGGAGAGGGCAGGAAGAAGAACACTTCATATGGTCGGACTAGCTGGAATGACTGTCTGTGCTCTGCTCATGACCATTTCTCTTGAAATTCTT AACCCTATTGGAGCAAAAGCAGGAAGTGGAACTAACATGACTGCCATTCCCGAATCTGTATCTGCAGGG CAGGCAACTTCCCCAATCAGCGTTCTGGCCATTCTGGCAGTGTTCGGGTTTGTGGCCAGCTTTGAGATGGGACCGGGACCAATCCCATGGTTCATAGTGGCGGAGTTATTCGCTCAAGGTCCACGCCCGGCAGCCATCGCTGTGGCGGGATGCTGCAACTGGACCGCCAGCTTTCTTGTCGGACTGTTTTTCCCAAAACTATTG GAACTGTGTCAAGCGTACGTCTTTATCATATTCCTCATCCTCCTTATCATCTTCTTCGTGTTTACCTACTTCCGTGTTCCCGAGACCAAAGGCAGAACATTTGAAGACATTGCCAGTGGGTTTTCCAGTGCCGTCAACTACACGTCCCCGGAGGGTGCCATCCCAATGCCAGTCTCCCCATCATCAGAGAAGTTTCAGATGACTGAAATGGCTGGTCAGGAGAAAAGCTGA